The Planctomycetota bacterium genome window below encodes:
- the groES gene encoding co-chaperone GroES, with protein MAVATKDRKASKGAMKLQPLGDRVVVEREASEERTAGGIVLPDSAQNKPARGKIISVGEGKLLDDGSRGALQVKVGDRVLFSSYAGDEFKIGDQELLLMREDDILAVIEG; from the coding sequence ATGGCCGTGGCTACCAAGGATCGTAAGGCAAGCAAGGGCGCGATGAAGCTGCAACCGTTGGGTGACCGCGTGGTCGTCGAACGCGAAGCGTCCGAAGAGCGGACCGCCGGCGGGATCGTGCTGCCCGACTCGGCTCAGAACAAGCCGGCCCGGGGCAAGATCATCAGCGTCGGCGAAGGCAAGCTGTTGGACGACGGCTCGCGCGGCGCGCTGCAGGTCAAGGTCGGCGACCGCGTGTTGTTCAGCTCGTACGCCGGCGACGAGTTCAAGATCGGCGATCAAGAGTTGTTGCTGATGCGCGAAGACGACATCCTGGCCGTCATCGAAGGCTAA